The window GATAGTTATCTTTAATATGCCAATTAATATTCTTTTTAGGACGAAAAACTTTTCGTCCAGCTTCAATGGCCCCGGGACCACTAATACGAATAACACCGATGCTTCCTTCCCCAAGGGGGGTGGCAATAGCCACAATGGTATCTTCCAACACCAGATTCCCGTACCTCCATATCCGTCATTGCCAGTAATCACATTATTTGAAAAACCCAGCAACCGCCAGTTGCTGGGTTCAGTTTTTCCTAGGAACCAAAACCAATACTCTTTATTTTTTTGGAGAGATAATAATTTTTCTAAAGGGTTCTTCCCCTTCACTAAAGGTGTAAATATCATCCCGTCCCTGCAGGGCTGTGTGAATAATCCGTCTCTCCTGAGAATTCATCGGCTCCAACACAACACTCCGGCCGCGTTGTTTGGCTTTATCCGCCAATCTGGAAGCCAATTTTTGCAGTGTTTCCTCCCGGCGCTGACGATATCCTTCAACATCTAAAATTACTTTATGCCGTACTTCCTGATCCTTATTGACAATCAAATTAACTAAATACTGGAGGGAATCCAACGTTTCCCCCCGGCGTCCAATAAGAACTCCTAAATCAGGACCTTCCATATTCACATGAATCATTTGCTCCCGCTCAGTGATACTTACTTCCACCGGCAGATCCATGGATTTAAATACATCGCTTAAAAAACGATTCACCCTTCGGGAAGGATTATCTTTTAAAGTCAGCTTAACCTTAGCGGGACGGCTGCCAATGAGTCCAAACAATCCCTTAGAAGGTTCTTCCAG is drawn from Desulforamulus ruminis DSM 2154 and contains these coding sequences:
- the jag gene encoding RNA-binding cell elongation regulator Jag/EloR, with product MKVVEKVGKTIDEAIELGLQEFGVLRDEVIIEVLEEPSKGLFGLIGSRPAKVKLTLKDNPSRRVNRFLSDVFKSMDLPVEVSITEREQMIHVNMEGPDLGVLIGRRGETLDSLQYLVNLIVNKDQEVRHKVILDVEGYRQRREETLQKLASRLADKAKQRGRSVVLEPMNSQERRIIHTALQGRDDIYTFSEGEEPFRKIIISPKK